In Deinococcus maricopensis DSM 21211, one genomic interval encodes:
- the ruvB gene encoding Holliday junction branch migration DNA helicase RuvB — translation MTEAPDLANRPKRLEDYVGQARLKEKLSVYLQAAKARREALDHTLLFGPPGLGKTTLSHIIAYELGVNIKVTSGPAIEKPGDLAAILTNSLEEGDVLFIDEIHRLGRVAEEHLYPAMEDFKLDIVLGQGPAARTIELPLPRFTLVGATTRPGLITAPMRSRFGIIEHLEYYTPEEIALGLMRDATTLDLGLELDAAMEVGARSRGTMRIAKRLLRRVRDYAEVAGERRITKERAEDALDKLGLDTAGLDDRDKKYLETLIHRFDGGPVGVDTLATAISEDALTLEDVYEPYLIQLGFIKRTPRGRVATAAAYDHLGLDVVRLDDEGFSFVN, via the coding sequence ATGACGGAAGCGCCGGATCTCGCCAACCGCCCCAAGCGCCTGGAAGACTACGTCGGCCAGGCGCGGCTCAAGGAGAAACTCAGCGTGTACCTGCAGGCCGCCAAGGCCCGCCGCGAAGCGCTCGACCACACGCTGCTGTTCGGCCCCCCCGGCCTCGGCAAGACCACGCTCTCGCACATCATCGCGTACGAACTGGGCGTGAACATCAAAGTCACCAGCGGCCCCGCCATCGAGAAACCCGGCGACCTCGCCGCGATCCTCACCAACAGCCTCGAAGAGGGCGACGTGCTGTTCATCGACGAAATCCACCGCCTGGGCCGCGTCGCCGAAGAGCACCTCTACCCCGCCATGGAGGATTTCAAGCTCGACATCGTCCTCGGGCAGGGCCCCGCCGCCCGCACCATCGAGCTGCCGCTGCCGCGCTTCACGCTCGTGGGCGCCACCACCCGCCCCGGCCTGATCACCGCGCCCATGCGCAGCCGCTTCGGCATCATCGAGCACCTTGAGTACTACACGCCCGAGGAGATCGCCCTCGGCCTGATGCGTGACGCCACCACCCTCGACCTGGGCCTCGAACTGGACGCGGCCATGGAGGTCGGCGCGCGCTCGCGCGGCACCATGCGCATCGCCAAGCGCCTGCTGCGCCGCGTCCGCGACTACGCCGAGGTCGCCGGAGAACGCCGCATCACCAAGGAACGCGCCGAGGACGCCCTCGACAAACTCGGCCTCGACACCGCCGGCCTGGACGACCGCGACAAGAAGTACCTGGAGACGCTCATTCACCGCTTCGACGGCGGCCCGGTCGGCGTGGACACGCTCGCCACCGCCATCAGCGAGGACGCCCTCACGCTCGAGGACGTGTACGAGCCGTACCTGATCCAGCTGGGCTTCATCAAACGCACCCCGCGCGGGCGCGTGGCGACCGCCGCCGCGTACGACCACCTCGGCCTGGACGTCGTGCGGCTGGACGACGAAGGCTTCTCGTTCGTCAACTGA
- a CDS encoding SCO family protein, with amino-acid sequence MKWLTWMLVAVAVVLGGVLAYRQFAPQPLRAGTALDARPAVPAVSVLTEDGRAARFTDGAGRVRLVFFGYTHCPDICPITLGVLAGAYKTLTPAQRAQLRVDFVSVDPLVDRPDVVRAYLGKFNPDFRGFTGTSANMVALQKAFFVYARSDAPPAASEHAAHMSHMAGMAKSEAEASGPATLVHSDQVAVVSRDGHFVRVYDGLAVTQGELARDLPALLRTY; translated from the coding sequence ATGAAGTGGCTCACGTGGATGCTGGTGGCGGTCGCGGTCGTTCTGGGGGGCGTGCTGGCGTACCGGCAGTTCGCGCCGCAGCCCCTGCGGGCGGGCACGGCGCTGGACGCACGGCCCGCAGTCCCGGCCGTGTCGGTGCTCACCGAAGATGGGCGCGCGGCGCGCTTTACGGACGGGGCGGGGCGCGTGCGGCTGGTGTTCTTCGGGTATACGCACTGCCCGGACATCTGCCCGATCACGCTGGGTGTGCTTGCCGGGGCGTACAAGACCCTGACGCCTGCGCAGCGTGCGCAACTGCGGGTGGATTTCGTGAGCGTCGACCCGCTCGTGGACCGGCCGGACGTGGTCCGCGCGTACCTCGGGAAGTTCAACCCGGACTTCCGTGGGTTCACGGGCACGAGCGCGAACATGGTGGCGCTGCAAAAGGCGTTCTTCGTGTACGCCCGTTCGGACGCGCCGCCGGCGGCGAGTGAGCATGCCGCGCACATGTCGCACATGGCCGGCATGGCGAAGTCCGAGGCGGAGGCGAGTGGGCCGGCGACGCTGGTGCACAGTGATCAGGTGGCGGTGGTGAGCCGCGACGGGCATTTCGTGCGGGTGTACGACGGTCTCGCGGTGACGCAGGGAGAACTCGCGCGGGACCTGCCGGCGTTGCTGCGGACGTACTGA
- a CDS encoding cbb3-type cytochrome c oxidase subunit I, translated as MAVQMPSQSHSRRGPLDVVWDYMTTTDHKKIGLLYIITSIVGFAIAGLLAVAIRAQLAVPDNTLLTGNAYNQVLTMHAAIMIFFFLIPIGLFGFGNFFLPLQLGVRDVALPRVNTFAVWLFIFSMILIIFGMWNGGVPGVGWTFYYPLSVDANQTGVAVMMVALILNGLGSLLGSANFAATIVNMRAPGMSLWKMPMFCWSIFATSLLQLVSLGGLTAAALVTYLELKLGLSMFNGAIGGAPVLFQQFFWFYSHPAVYVMLLPYLGIAAEIASTMARKPLFGYRVMVYSQLGIVLVSLLVWVHHMFAVGLPEAWQIAFMIATLIVAVPTGVKIFNLIGTLWGGRIMMRTPTYWLVGFIFNFLIGGITGVSLGMIPFDYQVTMSYYVVAHFHNVMMFGTAFLAMGGLYYWWPKMTGRFMNEKTGLVHFWLFMVGSWLTFLPQYFLGLLGMPRRYYTYPEGNFLWNELNLVSTIGAFILLAGGIVWVWNMLQSMRQPITASPNPWGGFTLEWTAASPPEEYNFAHDFPTTFPSERPLADWEKNGDKLKPVDPKSIHLPVSSPWPFLTAFALLLMGYGLSFGWFTGWHPDVNPHTPNPFASAVLYASIPLFLWALFKWAGTREYDVPVAHHHLTKYSNGFMGMAWFIISEVGLFGVLIAGYVYLRVKGVAVPPADRPAIWLASLNTLILVASSFVIHSAEGAERQHKMSRFRLGLFITLVLGAVFTLFQIYEFSKFGAESNWQENLWQACFFIIVGLHGLHILIGGTGVALVYYQAMTGKMDKHNHGSTEAASLYWHLVDIVWLFIVAIFYAW; from the coding sequence ATGGCTGTTCAAATGCCGTCCCAGAGTCACAGCAGACGCGGACCGCTTGACGTCGTCTGGGACTACATGACCACCACCGATCACAAGAAGATCGGCCTGCTGTACATCATCACGTCCATCGTGGGCTTCGCTATTGCGGGCCTGCTGGCCGTCGCCATCCGCGCGCAGCTTGCCGTGCCGGACAACACGCTGCTCACCGGCAACGCCTACAACCAGGTGCTGACGATGCACGCGGCCATCATGATCTTCTTCTTCCTGATTCCGATTGGTCTGTTCGGGTTCGGGAACTTCTTCCTGCCGCTGCAGCTCGGCGTGCGCGACGTGGCCCTGCCGCGCGTAAACACCTTCGCGGTGTGGCTGTTCATCTTCTCGATGATCCTGATCATCTTCGGGATGTGGAACGGCGGCGTGCCCGGCGTCGGCTGGACCTTCTACTACCCGCTGAGCGTCGACGCGAACCAGACCGGCGTGGCCGTCATGATGGTCGCGCTGATCCTCAACGGCCTCGGCTCGCTGCTCGGCAGCGCGAACTTCGCCGCGACCATCGTGAACATGCGCGCGCCCGGCATGAGCCTGTGGAAGATGCCCATGTTCTGCTGGAGCATCTTCGCGACCAGCCTGCTGCAGCTCGTGTCGCTCGGCGGCCTGACCGCCGCGGCGCTCGTCACGTACCTGGAACTCAAGCTTGGCCTCAGCATGTTCAACGGCGCCATCGGCGGCGCGCCCGTGCTGTTCCAGCAGTTCTTCTGGTTCTACTCCCACCCGGCCGTGTACGTCATGCTGCTGCCGTACCTCGGCATCGCCGCGGAAATCGCCAGCACCATGGCCCGCAAGCCGCTGTTCGGTTACCGCGTGATGGTGTACTCGCAGCTCGGCATCGTGCTGGTGTCGCTGCTCGTGTGGGTGCACCACATGTTCGCCGTGGGCCTGCCTGAAGCGTGGCAGATCGCGTTCATGATCGCGACGCTGATCGTGGCCGTCCCGACCGGCGTGAAGATCTTCAACCTGATCGGCACCCTGTGGGGCGGGCGCATCATGATGCGCACGCCGACGTACTGGCTGGTCGGCTTCATCTTCAACTTCCTGATCGGCGGCATCACCGGCGTCAGCCTCGGCATGATTCCGTTCGACTACCAGGTCACCATGAGTTACTACGTGGTGGCGCACTTCCACAACGTCATGATGTTCGGCACGGCGTTCCTTGCCATGGGCGGCCTGTACTACTGGTGGCCCAAGATGACCGGACGCTTCATGAACGAGAAGACCGGCCTCGTGCACTTCTGGCTGTTCATGGTCGGCTCGTGGCTGACGTTCCTCCCGCAGTACTTCCTCGGCCTGCTCGGCATGCCGCGCCGCTACTACACGTACCCGGAAGGCAACTTCCTGTGGAACGAACTGAACCTCGTGTCCACCATCGGCGCGTTCATCCTGCTGGCCGGCGGCATCGTGTGGGTGTGGAACATGCTGCAGAGCATGCGCCAGCCGATCACGGCGTCCCCGAACCCTTGGGGCGGCTTCACGCTCGAGTGGACGGCCGCGAGCCCGCCCGAGGAGTACAACTTCGCGCACGACTTCCCCACCACCTTCCCCAGTGAGCGTCCGCTTGCCGACTGGGAGAAGAACGGTGACAAGCTCAAGCCCGTCGATCCCAAGAGCATTCACCTGCCGGTGAGCAGCCCCTGGCCGTTCCTGACGGCGTTCGCGCTGCTGCTCATGGGCTACGGTCTGAGCTTCGGCTGGTTCACCGGCTGGCACCCTGACGTCAACCCGCACACCCCGAACCCCTTCGCGAGCGCGGTCCTGTACGCCAGCATCCCGCTGTTCCTGTGGGCGCTGTTCAAGTGGGCCGGCACCCGCGAGTACGACGTGCCCGTGGCGCACCACCACCTCACGAAGTACAGCAACGGCTTCATGGGCATGGCGTGGTTCATCATCAGCGAAGTCGGCCTGTTCGGCGTGCTGATCGCCGGGTACGTGTACCTGCGCGTGAAAGGCGTGGCGGTGCCCCCCGCGGACCGTCCCGCCATCTGGCTCGCGTCGCTCAACACCCTGATCCTGGTGGCGAGCTCCTTCGTGATTCACAGCGCGGAAGGTGCGGAGCGTCAGCACAAGATGAGCCGCTTCCGTCTGGGCCTGTTCATCACGCTCGTGCTGGGCGCCGTGTTCACGCTGTTCCAGATTTACGAGTTCTCGAAGTTCGGCGCCGAAAGCAACTGGCAGGAGAACCTGTGGCAGGCGTGCTTCTTCATCATTGTCGGCCTGCACGGTCTGCACATTCTGATCGGCGGCACGGGCGTCGCGCTGGTGTACTACCAGGCGATGACCGGCAAGATGGACAAGCACAACCACGGCAGCACCGAGGCCGCCAGCCTGTACTGGCACCTCGTGGACATCGTCTGGCTGTTTATCGTGGCGATCTTCTACGCCTGGTAA
- the coxB gene encoding cytochrome c oxidase subunit II encodes MALTALGVALAQPQSPTKQVLSIGDLNSGYNREVWAMSIWAIAFSIIIFIGVSWALFYTVAKYRERPTSTHQAEDFHGNNKLEVALVGVPVIIVAVLCVLTVKSMAVLNPTPKTAVPVDIEGRQFFWNFRYPQAKVDTALVSNGNELVLPAGRPVALTITAADVIHAFWAPNLGGQRDAIPTVKKTWQVNSDKPGVYQGNCSVLCGASHANMRFKVVVLPQDRFNTFIQAAQAYKAPTPAAGSAEARGEALFLNGKNGQGSCAACHRVQGTNAAGVNGPDLSFFGTRRTLGAGMWEGDKAREMLPTWIKHSKVVKPGSLMPSYDGTQENYPALTDAELADLSAYLRSLKLPEQADYWQGVDHNTAFWGEKK; translated from the coding sequence TTGGCGCTCACCGCCCTGGGGGTGGCGCTGGCCCAGCCGCAGAGTCCGACGAAACAGGTGCTGTCCATCGGCGACCTGAACTCCGGGTACAACCGTGAAGTTTGGGCGATGAGCATCTGGGCGATCGCCTTCTCGATCATCATCTTCATTGGCGTCTCGTGGGCGCTGTTCTACACCGTCGCGAAGTATCGCGAGCGGCCGACCAGCACCCACCAGGCCGAGGACTTCCACGGGAACAACAAGCTCGAGGTCGCCCTTGTGGGCGTGCCCGTCATCATCGTGGCGGTCCTGTGCGTCCTCACGGTGAAGAGCATGGCCGTGCTGAACCCCACCCCGAAAACCGCCGTGCCTGTCGACATTGAAGGCCGTCAGTTCTTCTGGAACTTCCGTTACCCGCAGGCGAAGGTGGACACCGCGCTGGTGTCCAACGGCAACGAGCTGGTGCTGCCCGCAGGCCGCCCCGTGGCGCTCACCATCACGGCCGCTGACGTCATCCACGCGTTCTGGGCGCCGAACCTCGGCGGTCAGCGTGACGCGATCCCGACCGTCAAGAAGACCTGGCAGGTCAACAGCGACAAGCCCGGCGTGTACCAGGGCAACTGCAGCGTGCTGTGCGGCGCTTCGCACGCCAACATGCGCTTCAAGGTCGTCGTGCTTCCCCAGGACCGCTTCAACACCTTCATTCAGGCCGCGCAGGCGTACAAAGCGCCGACCCCCGCAGCGGGCAGCGCCGAAGCGCGCGGCGAGGCGCTATTCCTCAACGGCAAGAACGGCCAGGGCTCCTGCGCCGCCTGCCACCGCGTGCAGGGCACCAACGCCGCCGGCGTGAACGGCCCGGACCTCAGCTTCTTCGGCACGCGCCGCACCCTCGGGGCGGGCATGTGGGAAGGCGACAAGGCCCGCGAGATGCTGCCCACCTGGATCAAGCACAGCAAGGTCGTCAAACCCGGCAGCCTGATGCCCAGCTACGACGGCACGCAAGAGAACTACCCGGCCCTGACCGACGCCGAACTCGCGGACCTCAGCGCGTACCTGCGCTCCTTGAAGCTCCCCGAGCAGGCCGACTACTGGCAGGGCGTCGACCACAACACCGCCTTCTGGGGCGAGAAGAAGTAA
- a CDS encoding heme o synthase produces the protein MTAATPLPERATWRDYLALTKPKVISLLLFTTITAMFMAARGWPGFTLLLVTSVAGYMSAGAAGVFNMLIDRDIDLKMARTASRPTTSGKISPRNALLFGTALMVIAFALLWAFATPLAAWMSFAGFLTYVVVYTLWLKRTTWHNIVIGGAAGCFPPLVGWAAVTGDLNLFAWYLFAIIFFWTPVHFWALALMIKDEYREVGVPMLPVVHGDKLTVAQIILYAVLTVVLSVMPVLFAEVSWLYLLSALAFGALLLQRSWVLYRHVMAGHRVERKVAVPLYLYSMLYLALLFLAAAVDRAVLS, from the coding sequence ATGACCGCCGCCACCCCCCTGCCGGAGCGCGCGACGTGGCGTGACTACCTGGCGCTCACCAAACCGAAAGTCATCAGCCTGCTGCTGTTCACGACCATCACGGCCATGTTCATGGCGGCGCGCGGCTGGCCCGGCTTCACGCTGCTGCTCGTGACGTCCGTCGCGGGGTACATGTCTGCGGGAGCGGCGGGCGTGTTCAACATGCTCATCGACCGCGACATCGACCTGAAGATGGCGCGCACGGCCTCGCGCCCGACCACCAGCGGCAAGATCAGCCCGCGCAACGCGCTGCTGTTCGGCACGGCGCTGATGGTGATCGCGTTCGCGCTGCTGTGGGCGTTCGCGACGCCGCTCGCCGCGTGGATGAGCTTCGCGGGCTTCCTGACGTACGTGGTGGTGTACACGCTGTGGCTCAAGCGCACGACGTGGCACAACATCGTGATTGGCGGCGCCGCCGGCTGCTTCCCGCCGCTGGTCGGCTGGGCGGCGGTGACGGGCGACCTGAACCTGTTCGCGTGGTACCTGTTCGCGATCATCTTTTTCTGGACGCCCGTGCACTTCTGGGCGCTGGCGCTGATGATCAAGGACGAGTACCGCGAGGTGGGCGTGCCGATGCTGCCCGTCGTGCACGGCGACAAGCTGACGGTCGCGCAGATCATCCTGTACGCGGTCCTGACCGTGGTGCTGTCCGTGATGCCGGTGCTGTTCGCGGAGGTGTCGTGGCTGTACCTGCTGAGCGCCCTGGCGTTCGGCGCGCTGCTGCTGCAGCGTTCGTGGGTGCTGTACCGGCACGTCATGGCCGGGCACCGCGTGGAGCGCAAGGTGGCGGTGCCACTGTACCTCTACAGCATGCTGTATCTGGCGCTGCTGTTCCTGGCCGCTGCCGTGGACCGGGCGGTGCTTTCATGA
- a CDS encoding COX15/CtaA family protein, with translation MWVGRWLPALAWGVLAYNILVILWGAVVRITGAGAGCGEHWPLCNGVVVPQSPTLHTIIEFSHRLTSGLSGLLAISLVALAMLTRPKGDPVRLGAWLSLALIVLEGLVGGVQVLLGLTANSTNPARGFVQGVHLANTFALMGALLLTAVWASGGRPVRLRGQGWLGAAALVGLLLMLVLGMAGAVTALGDLLFAPSNGTPVDTVKHDFRTTATIIENLRVVHPILAFVTSGYLLWFAGRAREARGEGVTRWQYALGGIIGAQMLAGFANVVLKAPGWMQLTHLLLACIMWLVTVMLTYSALTAPARTASTAPATGARA, from the coding sequence ATGTGGGTCGGCCGGTGGCTTCCGGCGCTCGCGTGGGGCGTACTGGCGTACAACATTCTGGTGATCCTGTGGGGCGCGGTCGTGCGCATCACGGGCGCAGGGGCAGGGTGCGGGGAGCACTGGCCGCTGTGTAATGGCGTGGTGGTGCCGCAGAGTCCGACGCTGCACACCATCATCGAGTTCTCGCACCGGCTGACCAGCGGCCTGTCGGGCCTGCTGGCGATCAGCCTGGTGGCGCTCGCCATGCTGACCCGCCCGAAAGGCGATCCGGTGCGGTTGGGCGCGTGGCTGTCGCTCGCGCTGATCGTGCTGGAGGGCCTGGTGGGCGGCGTGCAGGTGCTGCTGGGCCTCACAGCGAACAGCACGAACCCGGCGCGGGGGTTCGTGCAGGGCGTGCACCTCGCGAACACGTTCGCGTTGATGGGCGCGCTGCTGCTCACGGCGGTGTGGGCGTCGGGCGGGCGGCCGGTGCGGCTGCGCGGGCAGGGCTGGCTGGGCGCCGCGGCGCTGGTCGGGCTGCTGCTGATGCTGGTGCTCGGCATGGCGGGCGCCGTGACGGCCCTGGGGGACCTGCTGTTCGCGCCCTCGAACGGCACGCCCGTGGACACCGTGAAGCATGACTTCCGCACGACGGCGACGATCATCGAGAACCTGCGCGTCGTGCACCCGATTCTGGCGTTCGTGACGAGCGGTTACCTGCTGTGGTTCGCGGGCCGCGCGCGCGAGGCGCGTGGTGAGGGCGTCACGCGCTGGCAGTACGCGCTGGGGGGCATCATCGGCGCGCAGATGCTCGCGGGCTTCGCGAACGTGGTCCTCAAGGCGCCGGGATGGATGCAACTGACACACCTGCTGCTGGCGTGCATCATGTGGCTCGTGACCGTAATGCTGACCTATTCCGCCCTTACTGCGCCCGCACGCACCGCGTCGACGGCGCCCGCCACGGGGGCGCGCGCATGA
- a CDS encoding DUF420 domain-containing protein, whose amino-acid sequence MDHLGELLAGASVITIVLSGIALVLGVIQIRRGHRPAHMRAMLTATALATLFLVLYLSKVAIGHTKVWVGPAEWRPAYLALLASHTLLAAVNVPLALVALWYARQGLQAAGNLDRIHEVPAADAAFRRHRAWVRWTVPVWLYVAATGWIIYVVLEKYGAVK is encoded by the coding sequence ATGGACCACCTTGGTGAACTCCTCGCAGGCGCCTCCGTCATCACGATCGTGCTGAGCGGCATTGCCCTGGTCCTCGGCGTCATCCAGATCCGCCGCGGCCACCGCCCCGCCCACATGCGCGCCATGCTCACCGCCACCGCCCTCGCCACCCTGTTCCTCGTCCTGTACCTCAGCAAGGTCGCCATCGGCCACACCAAGGTCTGGGTCGGCCCGGCCGAGTGGCGCCCGGCGTACCTCGCGCTGCTCGCCTCGCACACCCTACTCGCCGCCGTGAACGTCCCCCTCGCGCTCGTGGCGCTCTGGTACGCCCGCCAGGGCCTCCAGGCCGCCGGGAACCTCGACCGCATCCATGAGGTGCCCGCCGCCGACGCCGCCTTCCGCCGCCACCGCGCGTGGGTGCGCTGGACGGTGCCGGTGTGGCTGTACGTCGCCGCGACCGGCTGGATCATCTACGTCGTCCTCGAAAAGTACGGCGCCGTCAAATAA
- the panB gene encoding 3-methyl-2-oxobutanoate hydroxymethyltransferase, whose amino-acid sequence MKLTVPDIVRAETPLVMVTAYDYAGAQQAARAGVDLILVGDSLGNMVQGHPSTTPVRLEHVIYHTEIVRRGAPDTFLIADLPFGTYTTGLQDGLRHTVRLMQESGADAVKLEGATPEVLDLTRVLARNGIPVMGHVGLLPQTAVNQGGLKVQGRDEDGARAVLDGALALQEAGAFAVVLEAIPARLARLVTERLSVPTIGIGAGLHCRGQVLVYHDILGIFEGDKKIAKRYAELGAQATAALGEYAREVRERAFPTRENSFVIKDDVLDKLY is encoded by the coding sequence ATGAAACTCACCGTGCCCGACATCGTCCGCGCCGAGACGCCGCTCGTCATGGTCACCGCTTACGACTATGCCGGCGCGCAACAGGCCGCGCGCGCCGGCGTGGACCTCATCCTGGTGGGCGACAGCCTCGGGAACATGGTTCAGGGTCACCCGAGCACCACGCCCGTCCGCCTGGAGCACGTCATCTACCACACGGAAATCGTGCGGCGCGGCGCGCCCGACACGTTCCTGATCGCGGACCTTCCGTTTGGCACGTACACGACCGGCCTGCAGGACGGCCTGCGCCACACCGTGCGCCTGATGCAGGAGAGCGGCGCGGACGCCGTGAAGCTCGAAGGGGCCACGCCCGAAGTGCTGGACCTCACGCGCGTCCTGGCCCGCAACGGCATCCCCGTGATGGGCCACGTGGGCCTGCTCCCGCAGACCGCCGTGAACCAAGGCGGCCTGAAAGTGCAGGGCCGCGACGAGGACGGCGCGCGCGCCGTGCTGGACGGCGCGCTGGCGCTGCAGGAGGCCGGGGCGTTCGCGGTGGTGCTCGAAGCGATTCCCGCGCGCCTCGCGCGCCTCGTGACCGAACGGCTCAGCGTCCCGACCATCGGCATCGGCGCAGGCCTGCACTGCCGCGGGCAGGTGCTCGTGTACCACGACATCCTCGGCATCTTCGAGGGGGACAAGAAAATCGCCAAGCGCTACGCGGAACTGGGCGCGCAGGCCACCGCCGCCCTCGGCGAGTACGCCCGCGAGGTGCGCGAACGGGCGTTCCCCACGCGGGAGAACAGCTTCGTGATCAAGGACGACGTCCTCGACAAGCTGTACTGA
- a CDS encoding tetratricopeptide repeat protein, with amino-acid sequence MIDPELTWQQAADALASEDFDSAYAILEGAEREAARPQRARILLYLASVDSLYGDDGVTDAQTALRDARTADSGIRHDPLYMALMAEIDGRVRGPDAAPLPDAALSGPPLARYHALAALALTHQPERALDVEVSAAELPAHLRWRLRSWQADCEEQLGRAEQAAHLYAEAAHAATGMNRAIMFQDAAALHLQAGQHEQAGTLLGRARLEYRGAEGEALHLAGWHHLDAQVKLARGDLQAALTGISEASRLERANGDPSYGVELVWGQTLTQSNRHEEALAHFTEALRLASAEDRPYALHELGVTYLDLDRPLEAMEALQQVLAHDEYPYAPEVLADLAECEYRLGRLAEAEANAQQAYAQGATVPASIVLGNIAMDYYHLPDALEHYERVVREAAPGSRDWTLGHQMAADVMAQQGFPDPAAAYAHAQQALEHLDPSDEWHTTLREHAQKAEERLQDQQGRGRTLN; translated from the coding sequence ATGATCGACCCCGAACTCACCTGGCAGCAGGCCGCCGACGCGCTCGCCAGCGAAGACTTCGACAGCGCCTACGCCATTCTGGAAGGTGCTGAGCGCGAAGCTGCGCGGCCCCAACGTGCGCGCATCCTGCTGTACCTCGCGTCCGTGGACTCGCTGTACGGCGACGACGGCGTCACCGACGCGCAAACGGCCTTGCGTGACGCCCGCACCGCCGACTCCGGCATCCGGCACGATCCGCTGTACATGGCGTTGATGGCCGAGATCGACGGACGCGTGCGCGGCCCCGACGCCGCTCCCCTGCCGGACGCAGCGCTGAGCGGCCCGCCGCTCGCCCGGTACCACGCCCTCGCGGCGCTCGCGCTGACGCACCAGCCGGAACGCGCGCTGGACGTGGAGGTCAGCGCCGCCGAGCTGCCCGCGCATCTGCGCTGGCGCCTGCGCTCATGGCAGGCCGACTGCGAGGAGCAGCTCGGCCGCGCCGAGCAGGCCGCGCACCTGTACGCCGAGGCGGCGCACGCCGCGACCGGCATGAACCGCGCCATCATGTTTCAGGACGCCGCCGCGCTGCACCTGCAGGCCGGGCAGCACGAGCAGGCGGGGACGCTGCTGGGCCGCGCGCGCCTGGAGTACCGCGGCGCGGAGGGCGAGGCGCTGCACCTCGCCGGGTGGCATCACCTGGACGCGCAGGTGAAGCTGGCGCGCGGGGACCTGCAGGCGGCCCTCACCGGCATCAGCGAGGCGAGCCGCCTGGAACGCGCGAACGGCGACCCGAGCTACGGCGTGGAGTTGGTGTGGGGGCAGACGCTCACGCAGTCGAACCGGCACGAGGAGGCGCTCGCGCACTTCACCGAGGCGCTGCGACTGGCGTCCGCCGAGGACCGGCCGTACGCCCTGCACGAACTGGGCGTCACGTACCTCGACCTCGACCGCCCGCTGGAGGCCATGGAGGCGTTGCAGCAGGTGCTCGCGCACGACGAGTACCCGTACGCGCCGGAAGTGCTCGCGGACCTTGCCGAATGCGAGTACCGCCTGGGGCGCCTCGCGGAAGCCGAAGCGAACGCGCAGCAGGCGTACGCGCAGGGCGCGACCGTCCCAGCGAGCATCGTGTTGGGAAACATCGCCATGGACTACTACCACCTGCCGGACGCCCTGGAGCATTACGAGCGGGTGGTGCGCGAGGCGGCGCCCGGCAGCCGTGACTGGACGCTCGGGCATCAGATGGCCGCGGACGTGATGGCGCAGCAGGGCTTCCCGGACCCAGCGGCGGCGTACGCGCACGCGCAGCAGGCGCTGGAGCACCTCGACCCGAGCGACGAGTGGCACACGACGTTGCGGGAGCACGCGCAAAAGGCCGAGGAGCGCCTGCAGGACCAGCAGGGTCGCGGCCGCACCCTGAACTGA